A window of Helicobacter macacae MIT 99-5501 genomic DNA:
TTTTGGCGGATTTTACCATAAAAGGAATAATATGAAAGCCCTACTTTCTTGTATGACAAGCATTTATCTTTGGGTGGTGGGGATAACGCTAGGAGGGATTTTGGCTTGTGGCGTGCTAAGTGCGCCCGTGATTTTTAATGCCTCTGATTATTTAAGCAAGGCTGGCATAACGGATTTGTATATGACTAGATATGCTTCGGGGGTGCTTATGACGCAGATTTTTGTGCGGTGTAGCTACGCGCTAAATGCTGTGGCGATTTTTGTGCTTGTGTATGAGCTACTTGCGTTTAATACTTCATCAAAAAAGTCGCTGTTTTTGCTTG
This region includes:
- a CDS encoding DUF4149 domain-containing protein; this encodes MKALLSCMTSIYLWVVGITLGGILACGVLSAPVIFNASDYLSKAGITDLYMTRYASGVLMTQIFVRCSYALNAVAIFVLVYELLAFNTSSKKSLFLLAVGAFSVVLIFLFTLYYTPSIVAMQQEGVAATSTEEFESIHTQSEMVFVILFVALSAGFLWRVFMLKMDTPSAPKKARVTRK